One Nocardioides luti DNA window includes the following coding sequences:
- a CDS encoding alpha/beta hydrolase fold domain-containing protein, protein MSFLRRQIVTAVLTANAVRPLPGFRPGLASFFPGWITSELAPHLLTLTAADAAVHARRASGGSDVRRSRAGLALAAASAAGLTFLIDQSRRVKDKAEDALVEGIGVDYVEQLDAAPTPAELRTPWRSLVNPFRMRNKDVEVIKNVAYAPETGKRGLLDIYRPADGSASGAPVLLQVHGGGWTIGNKDQQGIPLMQHLAAKGWVCVAINYRLSPRDAFPAHVVDVKRAIAWVKEHVAEYGGDPSYLAITGGSAGGHLSSLAAVTANDPAYQPGFEDADTTVQVAVPHYGVYDFAGSTGLKSAELMRDTFLAPKILQKRWTDSPDDFEAASPVLRVTADAPDFFVLHGAHDTLVSVEQARLFVARLREVSEKSVVYAELPGAQHAFDVFPSIRSAHIVRAIDRYLHWHWNTWRSGQEPSDEMAEQAGTGASTN, encoded by the coding sequence GTGTCCTTCCTGCGCCGACAGATCGTCACCGCGGTCCTCACCGCCAACGCCGTCCGACCGCTCCCGGGCTTCCGGCCCGGCCTCGCGTCGTTCTTCCCCGGCTGGATCACCAGCGAGCTCGCCCCGCACCTGCTGACGCTCACCGCAGCCGACGCGGCCGTGCACGCGCGCCGGGCGTCGGGCGGCTCCGACGTACGCCGCAGCCGGGCCGGGCTCGCCCTGGCCGCCGCCAGCGCCGCCGGGCTGACCTTCCTCATCGACCAGTCGCGCCGGGTCAAGGACAAGGCCGAGGACGCGCTCGTCGAGGGCATCGGCGTCGACTACGTCGAGCAGCTCGACGCCGCGCCCACGCCCGCCGAGCTCCGGACGCCGTGGCGCTCGCTGGTCAACCCGTTCCGGATGCGGAACAAGGACGTCGAGGTGATCAAGAACGTCGCCTATGCCCCCGAGACCGGCAAGCGCGGGCTGCTCGACATCTACCGTCCCGCCGACGGCTCCGCGTCCGGCGCGCCCGTGCTGCTCCAGGTGCACGGCGGCGGCTGGACGATCGGCAACAAGGACCAGCAGGGCATCCCGCTGATGCAACACCTCGCCGCGAAGGGCTGGGTGTGCGTGGCGATCAACTACCGCCTCTCCCCCCGCGACGCCTTCCCCGCGCACGTCGTCGACGTGAAGCGCGCGATCGCCTGGGTGAAGGAGCACGTCGCGGAGTACGGCGGCGACCCGTCGTACCTCGCCATCACCGGCGGCTCCGCGGGCGGCCACCTCTCCTCGCTCGCCGCGGTCACGGCCAACGACCCGGCGTACCAACCCGGCTTCGAGGACGCCGACACCACCGTGCAGGTCGCCGTCCCGCACTACGGCGTCTACGACTTCGCCGGCTCGACCGGGCTGAAGTCCGCCGAGCTGATGCGCGACACCTTCCTCGCGCCGAAGATCCTGCAGAAGCGCTGGACCGACTCCCCCGACGACTTCGAGGCCGCGTCGCCGGTGCTGCGGGTGACCGCCGATGCTCCCGACTTCTTCGTGCTCCACGGCGCCCACGACACCCTCGTCTCCGTCGAGCAGGCGCGGCTGTTCGTCGCGCGGCTGCGCGAGGTCTCCGAGAAGTCGGTCGTGTACGCCGAGCTCCCCGGCGCCCAGCACGCCTTCGACGTCTTCCCCTCGATCCGCTCCGCGCACATCGTGCGCGCCATCGACCGCTACCTGCACTGGCACTGGAACACCTGGCGCTCCGGCCAGGAGCCGTCCGACGAGATGGCCGAGCAGGCCGGGACGGGCGCGTCCACCAACTGA
- a CDS encoding AAA family ATPase, with the protein MTRLIHLNGPPGIGKSTLARRYAGEHPGVLACDIDVLRTFIGGWENDFAGAGGLVRPAALAMITAYLAGGHDVVLPQMLVDPGEVARFEAAATSAGAEYVERFLVDSPDGAIARFHRRGDEAEAQDPWHAQIRAIVAAEGGDDRLAACHAGLERLRAERPGAVAITSTEGDVDATYAALLASLT; encoded by the coding sequence GTGACCCGACTGATCCACCTCAACGGGCCGCCGGGGATCGGGAAGTCGACCCTGGCGCGGCGGTACGCCGGCGAGCACCCGGGGGTGCTGGCCTGCGACATCGACGTGCTGCGGACGTTCATCGGCGGCTGGGAGAACGACTTCGCCGGTGCGGGCGGGCTGGTCCGGCCGGCGGCGCTGGCGATGATCACGGCGTACCTGGCCGGGGGCCACGACGTGGTGCTCCCCCAGATGCTGGTCGACCCCGGGGAGGTCGCACGGTTCGAGGCCGCCGCGACGTCGGCCGGGGCGGAGTACGTCGAGCGGTTCCTCGTCGACTCGCCCGACGGCGCGATCGCGCGCTTCCACCGCCGCGGGGACGAGGCCGAGGCTCAGGATCCCTGGCACGCGCAGATCCGCGCGATCGTCGCCGCCGAGGGTGGGGACGACCGCCTCGCGGCCTGCCACGCCGGCCTCGAGCGCCTGCGGGCCGAGCGCCCGGGTGCGGTGGCGATCACGAGCACCGAGGGCGACGTCGACGCGACGTACGCCGCACTCCTGGCCTCGCTGACCTGA
- a CDS encoding glycosyltransferase family 4 protein, translating into MRIALLSYRSKPHCGGQGIYVRHLSRELVNLGHSVEVFSGQPYPELDPGVTLTKVPSLDLYREPDPFRVPKPSEFRDLVDVEEFLTMCTAGFPEPKTFSTRVLKLLRKRVDDFDIVHDNQVLGYGMLDIEKLGLPLITTLHHPITFDRRIDLEAAPWRKKLSVRRWYGFLRMQGKVARKARKILTPSESSARDIARDFGVDPAKMQVILLGVDDGFQPPTKPRVPGRIIAMASADAPMKGIATLLEAFAKLRTERDLELLLVTKPQPGGRTEQLIDKLSIGDAVRFVSGVSDAELVELMGSAELACVPSLYEGFSLPTAELMACATPLVVSRAGAIPEVVGPDGLCADLVTPGDVAELTHAIAAVLDDPERRAEMGRAGRQRVDEMFSWRAVAAATAAAYENVITEFEGETTSADR; encoded by the coding sequence ATGCGGATTGCCCTTCTGTCCTATCGGAGCAAACCCCACTGCGGGGGGCAGGGCATCTACGTCCGGCACCTGAGCCGGGAGCTGGTGAACCTCGGCCACTCCGTCGAGGTGTTCTCTGGCCAGCCCTACCCGGAGCTCGACCCCGGCGTGACGCTGACGAAGGTCCCGAGCCTGGACCTCTACCGCGAGCCCGACCCGTTCCGGGTGCCGAAGCCGTCGGAGTTCCGCGACCTGGTGGACGTCGAGGAGTTCCTCACGATGTGCACGGCCGGCTTCCCGGAGCCGAAGACCTTCAGCACGCGCGTCCTCAAGCTGCTCCGCAAGCGCGTCGACGACTTCGACATCGTCCACGACAACCAGGTCCTGGGTTACGGCATGCTCGACATCGAGAAGCTCGGCCTGCCGCTCATCACGACGCTGCACCACCCGATCACCTTCGACCGCCGCATCGACCTCGAGGCCGCGCCGTGGCGCAAGAAGCTCTCGGTCCGCCGGTGGTACGGCTTCCTGCGGATGCAGGGCAAGGTCGCCCGCAAGGCCCGCAAGATCCTGACCCCCTCGGAGTCGTCCGCCCGCGACATCGCCCGTGACTTCGGGGTCGACCCCGCGAAGATGCAGGTCATCCTGCTCGGCGTCGACGACGGCTTCCAGCCCCCGACCAAGCCGCGTGTCCCCGGCCGGATCATCGCGATGGCCAGCGCCGACGCCCCGATGAAGGGCATCGCGACGCTCCTCGAGGCCTTCGCCAAGCTCCGCACCGAGCGCGACCTCGAGCTGCTGCTGGTCACCAAGCCGCAGCCGGGCGGCCGGACCGAGCAGCTCATCGACAAGCTCTCGATCGGCGACGCCGTCCGCTTCGTGAGCGGCGTCAGCGACGCCGAGCTCGTGGAGCTGATGGGCTCGGCCGAGCTGGCCTGCGTGCCGTCGCTCTACGAGGGCTTCTCGCTGCCGACCGCCGAGCTGATGGCCTGCGCCACCCCGCTGGTCGTCTCCCGCGCCGGCGCGATCCCCGAGGTCGTCGGCCCGGACGGCCTCTGCGCCGACCTGGTCACCCCGGGCGACGTCGCCGAGCTCACCCACGCGATCGCCGCCGTGCTCGACGACCCGGAGCGCCGCGCCGAGATGGGCCGCGCCGGCCGCCAGCGCGTCGACGAGATGTTCAGCTGGCGTGCGGTGGCCGCGGCCACGGCGGCGGCGTACGAGAACGTGATCACCGAATTCGAGGGAGAGACCACCAGTGCTGACCGTTGA
- a CDS encoding HNH endonuclease signature motif containing protein, with translation MKTFTDDGPRHAISRAVRDVGERITDVAETPVWSMTADEAGATLVELTRLSARVAELEARVAVHAASVDVGSSVGATSTQAWWATQTLQTHRTAAAKIHLAEALGRWHVVRQALSSGAILTEQAQVITRALEDLPDDVDPETRVLAEKHLVDLAADHDAADLRRLGRGLLEVIDPAAGEDEERRRLEDEERKARQKMRLTMSDDGHGACHGRFTIPAAQGAMLKKILQGIAAPKHQTAVHGPGVERKPSPERMGAALCELIERYPTDRLPNAGGVNTTVVITMPLETLLGAEKAATLDTGDKITASQARRLACEAGTIPAVLGGKSEVLDLGRTRRYFSKAQHLALGIQQGGCTADGCDWPPSMCHAHHDRFWAHGGNTDLKDGRLLCPRHHARAHDPTFTMTKLPGGKVAFTRRT, from the coding sequence ATGAAGACGTTCACCGACGACGGACCGCGCCACGCGATCTCGCGTGCCGTGCGCGATGTCGGCGAACGCATCACGGACGTTGCTGAGACCCCGGTCTGGTCGATGACCGCGGATGAGGCCGGGGCCACGCTGGTGGAGCTGACCCGGCTCTCGGCGAGAGTCGCCGAGCTCGAAGCCCGCGTCGCCGTCCACGCTGCCTCCGTCGACGTCGGCTCGTCCGTCGGCGCGACCTCCACGCAAGCGTGGTGGGCAACTCAGACGCTCCAGACGCATCGGACGGCCGCGGCGAAGATCCACCTCGCCGAGGCCCTCGGCCGATGGCACGTGGTCCGCCAGGCCCTGTCCTCCGGGGCGATCCTGACCGAGCAGGCCCAAGTCATCACCCGGGCCTTGGAGGACCTCCCCGACGACGTTGACCCCGAGACCCGGGTGCTGGCGGAGAAGCACCTCGTCGACCTGGCCGCCGACCACGACGCCGCCGACCTGCGACGGCTCGGCCGCGGCCTCCTCGAGGTCATCGACCCCGCTGCCGGCGAGGACGAGGAGCGCCGCCGGCTCGAGGATGAGGAGCGCAAGGCCCGCCAGAAGATGCGGCTCACCATGAGCGACGACGGGCACGGCGCCTGCCACGGCCGCTTCACCATCCCGGCCGCCCAAGGCGCCATGCTCAAGAAGATCCTCCAAGGCATCGCGGCCCCGAAGCACCAGACCGCAGTTCATGGACCCGGAGTCGAGCGGAAGCCGAGTCCGGAGCGGATGGGTGCGGCGCTCTGCGAGCTCATCGAGCGCTACCCCACCGACCGGCTCCCCAACGCGGGTGGAGTCAACACGACGGTGGTGATCACGATGCCGCTCGAGACGCTCCTCGGTGCCGAGAAGGCCGCCACCCTCGACACCGGCGACAAGATCACCGCCAGCCAGGCGCGCCGCCTCGCCTGCGAGGCCGGCACCATCCCCGCCGTCCTCGGCGGGAAGTCCGAGGTCCTCGACCTGGGCCGGACTCGCCGCTACTTCTCCAAGGCCCAACACCTCGCCCTCGGCATCCAGCAGGGCGGTTGCACCGCCGACGGATGCGACTGGCCACCCAGCATGTGCCACGCCCACCACGACCGCTTCTGGGCCCACGGCGGCAACACCGACCTCAAAGACGGCAGACTCCTCTGCCCACGACATCACGCGCGGGCACACGACCCCACCTTCACCATGACCAAGCTCCCCGGCGGGAAGGTCGCCTTCACCCGGCGGACATAG
- a CDS encoding prenyltransferase produces the protein MADSTTDLPTWVPAVDGLLSVHDVAATAASIAAMQEPSGAVPWTVGEHTDVWNHVEAAMALLVGGQVEASDRAFQWCLDTQRPDGSWPMKIVAGEIEDHSGETNMSAYLAVGVWHNWLVRRDEEFVRRHWPAVRAGLDWVVSLQLPFGGIAWSQEWTDGEPGAVNADALVAGSSSIYQALRAGVALSELVDEPQPEWELAGGRLGHALREHRDLFLDKSEFSMDWYYPVLGGAVRGPAALELLATRWDDFVEPGLGIRCVDRNPWVTGAETCELVLALDAAGDRERALQLLTDVQHLRTEDGKYWTGWVFPDQVNWPHEHTTYTAAAVILAVDALGHGSGGSDIMRGATLVPDFQELALECGCSSPSGASGDRVAGVSAHTS, from the coding sequence TTGGCCGACTCCACCACTGACCTCCCGACCTGGGTCCCGGCCGTCGACGGCCTCCTCAGCGTGCACGACGTCGCGGCCACCGCCGCCTCGATCGCCGCGATGCAGGAGCCGAGCGGCGCCGTGCCCTGGACCGTCGGCGAGCACACCGACGTCTGGAACCACGTCGAGGCCGCGATGGCGCTGCTCGTCGGCGGCCAGGTCGAGGCGTCCGACCGCGCCTTCCAGTGGTGCCTCGACACCCAGCGCCCCGACGGCTCCTGGCCGATGAAGATCGTCGCCGGCGAGATCGAGGACCACAGCGGCGAGACCAACATGTCGGCGTACCTCGCCGTCGGCGTCTGGCACAACTGGCTGGTCCGCCGCGACGAGGAGTTCGTACGCCGCCACTGGCCGGCCGTGCGCGCCGGTCTCGACTGGGTGGTCTCCCTGCAGCTGCCGTTCGGCGGCATCGCCTGGTCCCAGGAGTGGACCGACGGCGAGCCGGGTGCCGTGAACGCCGACGCGCTGGTCGCCGGGTCGTCGAGCATCTACCAGGCGCTGCGCGCCGGCGTGGCGCTCTCCGAGCTCGTCGACGAGCCGCAGCCCGAGTGGGAACTGGCCGGCGGCCGGTTGGGCCACGCGCTGCGCGAGCACCGCGACCTGTTCCTCGACAAGTCCGAGTTCTCCATGGACTGGTACTACCCCGTTCTCGGCGGCGCCGTCCGCGGACCGGCGGCCCTCGAGCTGCTGGCGACGCGCTGGGACGACTTCGTCGAGCCCGGGCTCGGCATCCGCTGCGTCGACCGCAACCCGTGGGTGACCGGCGCCGAGACCTGCGAGCTGGTGCTCGCGCTGGACGCGGCGGGTGACCGGGAGCGTGCGCTGCAGCTGCTCACCGACGTGCAGCACCTGCGGACCGAGGACGGGAAGTACTGGACCGGCTGGGTCTTCCCCGACCAGGTCAACTGGCCGCACGAGCACACGACGTACACCGCCGCCGCGGTGATCCTCGCGGTCGACGCGCTCGGGCACGGCTCGGGCGGCTCCGACATCATGCGCGGCGCGACGCTGGTGCCGGACTTCCAGGAGCTGGCGCTGGAGTGCGGCTGCTCCTCGCCGTCGGGCGCGTCAGGTGACCGGGTCGCCGGCGTCTCCGCGCACACGTCGTAG
- a CDS encoding acyl-CoA dehydrogenase family protein, producing MSIGITDEHVDLAASLRTWAAGAGGIDVVRAAEEDPDADFATLWKGIGSMGIATIGLPEAAGGGGGSVLDVAVALEACAAALVPGPLLGTAVAASLLGETDGIAAAIGSGAAVAVGPAPSLVLGDRLTGTVQVVWDAPGAPYLLLGAAAPSGAARDERWFVVPSGSVTVASATPLDLSRRCGTVTVDAALEDLVPVPGLTARLVHRAAVTLAAAEASGVARWCLETAVEYAKVREQFGQKIGSFQAVKHLCAEMLETAESVTAAAWDVAAVAFGDDDQWAFSAEVAAAVCFDGAVAVAKSCIQVLGGIGFTFEHDAHLYLRRALALRALIGDTDAAAERLAATAADGVRRTLQVDLDGRDDAIRGDVAARVDGIAALPEGERRAALVETGYLTPHWPAPYGLGADPVTQLVIDQELARAGVERPDIVIAGWALPTIFEHGTDAQRERFVTPSLRGDLVWCQLFSEPGSGSDLASLRTRAERVEGGWRLTGQKVWTSVADRADWGICLARTNPDAPQHKGISYFLVDMRSEGIDVRPLREITGQALFNEVFLDDVLVPDDCLVGEVDGGWRLARTTLANERIAMATSRLAKSTERAVELAAAGGLTVAQRVAVGRSVALSTVCALLGVRSTLRSLAGQGPGPESSVAKLLGVRNRQDGAELVVTLLGDRAAMVTDDVRDAVWELLNTRCLSIAGGTTQILRNVAGERILGLPR from the coding sequence GTGTCAATCGGCATCACCGACGAGCACGTCGACCTCGCGGCCAGCCTGCGCACCTGGGCGGCCGGCGCGGGCGGGATCGACGTGGTCCGGGCGGCCGAGGAGGACCCCGACGCCGACTTCGCGACGCTCTGGAAGGGCATCGGGTCGATGGGGATCGCGACGATCGGGCTGCCCGAGGCCGCCGGCGGCGGCGGGGGATCGGTGCTGGACGTCGCGGTCGCGCTGGAGGCGTGCGCGGCCGCGCTGGTGCCCGGTCCGCTCCTCGGCACGGCGGTCGCGGCGTCCCTGCTCGGGGAGACCGACGGCATCGCCGCCGCGATCGGCAGCGGGGCCGCGGTCGCCGTGGGGCCGGCGCCGTCGCTGGTGCTCGGTGACCGGCTCACCGGCACCGTCCAGGTCGTCTGGGACGCCCCGGGGGCGCCGTACCTCCTCCTCGGCGCGGCCGCGCCCTCCGGCGCCGCGCGCGACGAGCGGTGGTTCGTGGTGCCGTCCGGCTCCGTGACGGTGGCGTCGGCGACGCCGCTGGACCTGTCGCGCCGGTGCGGCACGGTCACGGTCGACGCCGCGCTGGAGGACCTGGTGCCGGTGCCCGGGCTGACCGCCCGGCTCGTGCACCGTGCCGCCGTGACGCTCGCGGCGGCCGAGGCGTCCGGCGTCGCGCGGTGGTGCCTGGAGACGGCGGTGGAGTACGCCAAGGTCCGCGAGCAGTTCGGCCAGAAGATCGGCAGCTTCCAGGCGGTCAAGCACCTGTGCGCCGAGATGCTGGAGACCGCCGAGTCCGTGACGGCGGCCGCCTGGGACGTGGCGGCGGTGGCGTTCGGGGACGACGACCAGTGGGCGTTCTCCGCCGAGGTCGCGGCGGCGGTCTGCTTCGACGGCGCGGTGGCGGTCGCCAAGTCGTGCATCCAGGTGCTGGGTGGGATCGGGTTCACCTTCGAGCACGACGCCCACCTCTACCTGCGGCGCGCGCTCGCGCTGCGCGCGCTGATCGGCGACACCGACGCCGCGGCCGAGCGGCTGGCGGCCACGGCCGCGGACGGCGTACGACGAACCCTGCAGGTGGACCTCGACGGCCGGGACGACGCGATCCGCGGCGACGTCGCCGCCCGGGTGGACGGGATCGCGGCGCTGCCCGAGGGGGAGCGGCGGGCGGCCTTGGTGGAGACGGGCTACCTCACGCCGCACTGGCCCGCGCCGTACGGCCTGGGCGCCGACCCGGTCACCCAGCTGGTCATCGACCAGGAGCTCGCGCGGGCCGGGGTCGAGCGGCCGGACATCGTGATCGCGGGCTGGGCGCTGCCGACGATCTTCGAGCACGGCACCGACGCCCAGCGGGAGCGGTTCGTGACGCCGTCGCTGCGGGGCGACCTGGTGTGGTGCCAGCTGTTCTCCGAGCCGGGCTCGGGCTCCGACCTGGCCTCGCTGCGGACCCGGGCCGAGCGGGTGGAGGGCGGCTGGCGGCTGACCGGCCAGAAGGTGTGGACCTCGGTCGCGGACCGCGCCGACTGGGGCATCTGCCTGGCGCGGACGAACCCGGACGCGCCGCAGCACAAGGGGATCAGCTACTTCCTCGTCGACATGCGGTCCGAGGGCATCGACGTACGCCCCCTGCGCGAGATCACCGGCCAGGCGCTCTTCAACGAGGTGTTCCTCGACGACGTGCTCGTGCCCGACGACTGCCTCGTGGGGGAGGTCGACGGCGGCTGGCGGCTCGCGCGCACGACGCTGGCCAACGAGCGGATCGCGATGGCGACGAGTCGGCTGGCCAAGAGCACCGAGCGCGCCGTCGAGCTCGCGGCGGCCGGGGGACTGACCGTCGCGCAGCGCGTCGCCGTCGGGCGCTCGGTCGCCCTCTCGACCGTGTGTGCGCTGCTGGGGGTGCGCTCGACGCTGCGCTCGCTGGCCGGCCAGGGCCCGGGGCCGGAGTCGAGCGTCGCCAAGCTGCTCGGCGTGCGGAACCGGCAGGACGGCGCCGAGCTGGTCGTCACCCTCCTCGGCGACCGAGCGGCGATGGTGACCGACGACGTCCGCGACGCGGTGTGGGAGCTGCTCAACACCCGGTGCCTGTCGATCGCCGGCGGCACCACCCAGATCCTGCGGAACGTCGCCGGCGAGCGGATCCTCGGGCTGCCGCGCTGA
- a CDS encoding DUF1990 family protein, with protein MAEPTFTYAEVGATLAALPAGYHHLERSAVIGRGDACFERVSRDILAWQVQRRSGIRVEEAAPTVTEGGTGVLRLGIGPLALRAPVRVVHVVAEPDRVGFAYGTLPGHPERGEELFVVRRAPDGTVSLDIRAFSRPATLLSRAGGPAGRLVQRAITRRYLRALS; from the coding sequence ATGGCCGAGCCGACGTTCACATACGCCGAGGTCGGCGCGACGCTGGCGGCCTTGCCGGCCGGCTACCACCACCTCGAGCGCAGCGCCGTGATCGGTCGCGGCGACGCGTGCTTCGAGCGGGTGTCGCGGGACATCCTGGCGTGGCAGGTGCAGCGCCGGTCCGGCATCCGCGTCGAGGAGGCCGCCCCGACCGTCACCGAGGGCGGCACCGGCGTTCTCCGCCTGGGCATCGGCCCGCTGGCGCTGCGAGCACCGGTCCGCGTCGTCCACGTCGTGGCGGAGCCGGACCGTGTCGGCTTCGCCTACGGCACGCTCCCCGGTCACCCGGAGCGCGGCGAGGAGCTCTTCGTTGTACGACGCGCGCCGGACGGCACCGTCTCCCTCGACATCCGCGCCTTCTCGCGGCCGGCGACGCTGCTGTCCCGCGCCGGCGGTCCGGCCGGGCGCCTGGTCCAGCGGGCGATCACGCGGCGCTACTTGCGCGCGCTCTCCTGA
- a CDS encoding phosphotransferase, which yields MSTESRDERMERAAATNELHRPVEVTGETVVRPATPASATVHAFLRHLGAQGLTSVPEPLALDGETETLRFIPGDSGGDGWRHQHDERGLRSAARLLRELHDASVGWVPPDGAVFVPPADDERDPDPSYGDEVVFCQGDPGPWNFVWHDREAVALLDWDFLHPGRRVDDVAYALIWFAPLRDDDDCLVWHHFPELPDRRARVEAFLDAYGWAGDLDVAEAAIQRRWRTVATLRALAEAGVEPQRTWVEEGSIGDELAEIRWIEDNRRLLD from the coding sequence ATGTCGACGGAGTCCCGGGACGAGCGGATGGAACGGGCCGCCGCGACCAACGAGCTGCACCGCCCGGTGGAGGTCACCGGCGAGACCGTGGTCCGGCCAGCCACCCCGGCCTCGGCGACCGTGCACGCGTTCCTCCGCCACCTGGGCGCCCAGGGCCTGACGAGCGTGCCGGAGCCGCTGGCCCTGGACGGCGAGACCGAGACGCTGCGCTTCATCCCCGGCGACAGCGGCGGCGACGGATGGCGGCACCAGCACGACGAGCGCGGGCTGCGCTCCGCGGCCCGGCTGCTGCGCGAGCTCCACGACGCCTCGGTCGGGTGGGTGCCGCCGGACGGCGCGGTGTTCGTGCCGCCGGCCGACGACGAGCGCGACCCGGACCCGTCGTACGGCGACGAGGTCGTCTTCTGCCAGGGCGACCCGGGTCCGTGGAACTTCGTCTGGCACGACCGCGAGGCCGTCGCCCTGCTGGACTGGGACTTCCTGCACCCGGGGCGGCGGGTGGACGACGTGGCCTACGCGCTGATCTGGTTCGCCCCGCTGCGCGACGACGACGACTGCCTGGTGTGGCACCACTTCCCCGAGCTGCCGGACCGGCGGGCGCGGGTCGAGGCGTTCCTCGACGCCTACGGCTGGGCGGGCGACCTGGACGTCGCCGAGGCCGCGATCCAGCGCCGCTGGCGCACCGTTGCCACCCTGCGCGCGCTGGCCGAGGCCGGCGTCGAGCCGCAGCGCACCTGGGTCGAGGAGGGCAGCATCGGCGACGAGCTCGCCGAGATCCGCTGGATCGAGGACAACCGGCGGCTCCTGGACTGA
- a CDS encoding class I SAM-dependent methyltransferase has protein sequence MPADLLTHALAAKGFMPEDEGLLLHRVARERLPHGPVLEVGTYCGKSAIYLGAAAREVASPDGVVFTVDHHRGSEENQAGWEHHDATLVDDELGLMDTLPVFRRTLALAGLEDHVVAVVGRSTTVSRQWRTPLSMLFIDGGHAEEHAQNDYTGWARWLATGASLVIHDVFPDPADGGQPPYHVFQRALASGDFTEVEELGSMRVLRRVRGDAGDPVT, from the coding sequence ATGCCCGCCGACCTGCTGACCCACGCCCTGGCCGCCAAGGGCTTCATGCCCGAGGACGAGGGGCTCCTGCTGCACCGCGTGGCGCGCGAGCGGCTCCCCCACGGCCCGGTGCTGGAGGTGGGGACCTACTGCGGCAAGTCCGCGATCTACCTCGGCGCCGCCGCCCGCGAGGTCGCCAGCCCCGACGGGGTCGTCTTCACCGTCGACCACCACCGCGGCTCGGAGGAGAACCAGGCCGGCTGGGAGCACCACGACGCGACGCTCGTCGACGACGAGCTCGGCCTGATGGACACGCTGCCGGTCTTCAGGCGCACGCTCGCGCTCGCCGGGCTCGAGGACCACGTCGTGGCGGTCGTCGGCCGCAGCACCACGGTGAGCCGGCAGTGGCGCACCCCGCTGTCGATGCTGTTCATCGACGGCGGTCACGCCGAGGAGCACGCCCAGAACGACTACACCGGCTGGGCGCGCTGGCTCGCGACCGGCGCCAGCCTGGTGATCCACGACGTCTTCCCGGACCCGGCCGACGGCGGGCAGCCGCCGTACCACGTCTTCCAGCGCGCCCTGGCGAGCGGCGACTTCACCGAGGTCGAGGAGCTCGGCTCGATGCGCGTCCTACGACGTGTGCGCGGAGACGCCGGCGACCCGGTCACCTGA
- a CDS encoding methyltransferase domain-containing protein, whose product MLTVDFDRLGLRPGDRVLDMGCGAGRHAFEMYRRGGDVIAFDQDADELSGVRDLFVAMKEAGEVPAGAEADVKEGDALSLPFADGEFDRVVAAEVLEHIPADIQAIEELVRVLRPGGTLAVSVPRWFPEIVNWKLSDDYHNTPGGHIRIYSDQELIGKVVNAGLEFEGKDYAHGLHSPYWWIKCAVGVRNDDHPLAKAYHKLLVWEIMKQPKALQVAGKVLDPLIGKSMVLYFRKP is encoded by the coding sequence GTGCTGACCGTTGACTTCGACCGGCTCGGGCTGCGCCCCGGGGACCGGGTCCTGGACATGGGCTGCGGTGCCGGTCGGCACGCGTTCGAGATGTACCGCCGCGGTGGTGACGTGATCGCCTTCGACCAGGACGCCGACGAGCTGTCCGGCGTGCGCGACCTCTTCGTCGCGATGAAGGAGGCCGGCGAGGTGCCCGCGGGCGCCGAGGCCGACGTCAAGGAGGGCGACGCGCTGTCGCTGCCCTTCGCCGACGGCGAGTTCGACCGCGTCGTGGCGGCCGAGGTGCTCGAGCACATCCCCGCCGACATCCAGGCGATCGAGGAGCTCGTCCGCGTGCTCCGCCCGGGCGGCACGCTGGCCGTCTCGGTGCCGCGCTGGTTCCCCGAGATCGTCAACTGGAAGCTCTCCGACGACTACCACAACACCCCCGGCGGCCACATCCGCATCTACTCCGACCAGGAGCTGATCGGCAAGGTCGTCAACGCCGGGCTGGAGTTCGAGGGCAAGGACTATGCCCACGGCCTGCACTCGCCGTACTGGTGGATCAAGTGCGCTGTCGGTGTGCGGAACGACGACCACCCGCTCGCCAAGGCGTACCACAAGCTCCTGGTCTGGGAGATCATGAAGCAGCCCAAGGCGCTCCAGGTCGCCGGCAAGGTGCTCGACCCGCTCATCGGCAAGAGCATGGTGCTCTACTTCCGGAAGCCCTGA